From the genome of Nicotiana tabacum cultivar K326 chromosome 17, ASM71507v2, whole genome shotgun sequence:
GTTAAGCTTCGCGTTGCGTGGCTTCTCTGATAAGCTTTAGTTTCATAATTATATAATGACCTTCGTTTTGAATAGACAACTTATAAAAATATCCTAAACGTGTCGGCTGCTACAAGTTTGTGTAATgtgaaaaaataagaatttttctaCTGTTCTTCCGCTATGCAATTCCTACATCCTTTAGCCTGTCACCTATATAAGAGAACATAATTCTATTACACTAgcataaatttcaaaaaaaattatttatacataAAATATTGTTACACAAAAATTAGAAGAAGGTAATGTTTGGAATTAAAATGTGAGGTACGGGTTAGTTTGTTACgcgaagaaaagaaagagtagaAAATACAAGTTAGGTTGAAATTCAGCGTTTGTTACTTTCACATTTGTTGgtacgtatatatatgtatataccaAACCTatcttcttatatatatatatatatatatatatatatatatatatatatatatatatatatatatatatatatagctttaaGAACACTCCAGGTTGACACTGCAGCTAAAGCCCTCTCTTTCTTCTTGTTAAAAGAGGTGAAATGTCCTCCAAGTATTTCTCCTTCTCCCTTCTATACTCCATGCTATTCTTAATACCAATAGGTTAAGTTAATAAAtcatttattaatttaattactttGGTTCTACAGTTATAtatgaataaaatattgattaagAATCAAAGAATAGTAAGAAAAGCGACTTCAAAACTGTTAATTATACTTTGGTTCTACAGTTATATATGGATAAAATATAGATTAAGAATCAATGATTAGTAAGAAAAACTGTATTTAATTTATTCTCTAGTACTAGTGTATTCTGGTACATGTGTATTTACATAAACATAACCAAACTTGACATCCAAGCAACtgatttacttttcttttttctttttttcttttttcttccccTCTCACCTTTTCTTCTCATCtcaagaaaaaatattaattccAAATTAGTTTGTTCCTATCACAGATATTTCTGACCTTttttcctcctctctctctctctcctttctctctctTTCAGGGTTTTAACTCAGCAGCTAGTATTGGAACAGTTCCagcaaagaaaagaagagaaactACAAAAAGTAAGAGAGCTCAATTCCTTCCCAACATCAAGAACGAACATGAAAGaagaattttttatttatttaactatatTCCTTTAATTtctgcttaattaattatttttctccttGTCTTTACACCTTAcatatgtattttctttcctttattgggATTTTGCTTAGCTCGGAGAGGAGAAAGAAATTGaccaaattaattaattaatttgggATGTGTGCATAAGCAAGAGCAAATATGACATGGTGCAGTCAATCCAATAGTGAAACAGCTCTCCCAATTATAATATCAGCTCCTCCGTCAGATGAAAATAACGTTATGATCACTTCAAAAGTTGATCATGAAATTAGAATCATTACTTGCCCTTCGTGTGGACATAGCATAGAGCTTGAACATCAGGTATTTGATATTAATGATGATTAATTTTCTTTTATCAAGAACAGTAATTGTTCTATAAATGAACTAAATTATTAATAGGTGCAATTTTCTTTTCTACTTATTTTGAGTGtgtaatgaaaacaaaatttttacTACTAGAGAGGAATACATGATTTGCCTGGTCTACCAGCTGGAGTGAAGTTTGATCCATCGGACCATGAGATTCTTGAGCatttggaagcaaaggtcatttcAGATACCCTTAAACTTCATCCCCTTATTGATGAATTCATTTTGACTATTGATGGCGAAAATGGCATTTGCTACACTCATCCTGAGAAACTACCTGGTAATTTTCCATTTTATTCTTGTTAAAATCATCTGTTTACAATAACGTATTATGTACTATGTGTGAATTCATCATAAATTGACCAAGTTAAGTAGACTAGTTGTTGTCAATCTACTGCAATCCTCCTTCTTTATCCGGGCTTGGTGCCGACAATTAATTTGAGCAAGCTCGCACATGAAGAGTGTAAAATCACATATTTCAATTAACAAAAATGAAAGTAGATAAACTTAGAAGATTTGATGTTTTCTTGTCCGGATTTTATTCCTTTCAGGATTTATATTCGGATTTGTTATTAGAGTGGGACACGCTTATTCActgttaaattaaaaaaattcctaATTTAGGCAATTTTTCTCTTTACTAAGTATGAATCTTTTCGTTTTCTTCTTGATTCAATTTTTTGTGAAATCTTCAATCAGTAGGGATAACTCTGTATGTAATATTGTGCTAAGTGTCAAAATTAATTACTGATGGTTTAGGAAATTTCCCAAGTGAGACGGTTTGCTTGCAAAAGTTAATTGCTTATAGCATTTGGATTCTAAACTTGTTTCATTCTTTTTGTGGAAACTCCACGCCATGAAAATCTGTTAATATCTTCTTGCTTTTTCCTCCTTTTCTGGCTTTTTATTCTACAAGTTCATGTCCTTTAGTCACTTGGTTTGAGGAGTTGTTACTAACAAAAACACCCTTTATTAGTGGCTGTTGAGGGTGCCAACTGGATTGAGAATTTCATTCTTTCTTCAATGATCCAAAAGTGGAAAATACTTGGTTAAGGGAGCTAAGTTACCTATTTGGCAAAAAGATATTCATGTTATATAAATCAGCAAAGATAAAAGATTCTTGCTAGAGTTTCCAAAATACCAATGTCAATGGAGTGTCTTAATTATGGGAGTCTTATACAAAATATGATGTTGGTTATACAtgagtttaagttctatgcaTTGACGGTATAAGAAATTAATATTTACATAATCAAGTCGCTTAAAAAGTAATTATTGCTGGTAACTCTATATAATACACATTATTGGTAACatggaatatatatatagatgGAAATTAACTAACGTGTTGTAAAGATTTTTATGTGATTATTTCATATTAAACTAGATCAGTTTTACGGTAAGCAATGAGCGATTCATAAGATGGTGAATCCAATTAGATGAAATAGGAACAAGCTGGCTTGACGTAAGGTATTATGCTATGCCTTTTACCATATATAGATCAAGTAAATTCTTTATTCTTACTGTGACTACTGAAAAGAATATATGTAAGGAGTCGTTTATCAGCAAGTTAATTAATATGAATATGATTTGTTCagtactttattttttatttttataatcaaGTGTTAGATGACTTAATTAATTAttgcaaagaagaagaagacaaggAAATACTATAAAAGATGAATTGTCAAGTATGATTGGCTCCATTACCTCTAAATACTGGAACTTTTATGCTATTATGACTGTTCcaacttctttcaaaaattctatCATTTTCTAAGAAAACATTCATTCCTACTGTTTGCATGCACTATAATCTATACGTAGGGCTGAGCAAGGATATAGAGTAATTAATCTATATACACTCCATTTGCATCTATTACCCCAAAGAAGTTGCGAATACGTTAGAATTTTGTACTATTTGCATTCATTGACTAAAAATCCTGAATACGCTACTGCATGCAGGGGTGAACAAGGATGGTCAAGTGCGTCATTTCTTTCACCGCCCATCAAAGGCATACACAACGGGGACTAGAAAACGACGAAAGGTCCACACTGAAATTGATGGTGGAGAAACAAGATGGCATAAAACAGGCAAAACCAGGCCAGTTTACATAGGTGGAGTTCTCAAAGGTTACAAGAAAATTTTGGTACTCTACACAAACTATGGTAGGCAAAGAAAGCCTGAGAAGACTAATTGGGTAATGCACCAATATCACTTAGGTGAAAATGAGGAGGAAAAGGATGGAGAATTAGTTGTTTCAAAAGTTTTCTACCAAACACAACCTAGACAATGTGGATCATTAAGCATAAGAAAAACAGTTGACAACAACAAGTCAAGATCTTTAAGCAGGCAAGATAGCCCTATCCTGAAAGCAACGAATTTCGTCGATTATTATAATCCTCCTTTTGCTTCATACGATATTGGGAGCCAAAATAGAGATATCCCACCTCAGCTAATCCAAAATTTGGTTGTTCATGGTGATAGCTCATCCTTTGTTATACCTTCAAATGCAAGCAAAGAGAAATGAGGAAGTAGGGAGCAAAaacaaaattactaaaataaCAGATGAAAATGACTGTTGGGACGGTGGTGGTTCTTGTTATATGTAATAGTCAAATAAGTTAAAGATTGAGCTGCTAATGAGGAATTTATTGTCTTTGTAATGCACAATAGAGAGACCTTATTATTGATACTCTTGTTGTTAGGAATTTTTTGTTTTTACAAGGTAGATAATACAGTGTTCATTATTCACCTTTTGCCTCAAGAGTTATGTATTAAGATAAAAGGCGAACAATCACGTACGTGTTCTGCTTAATTTTGTAATTTCTTTATGTTCAAATTCCAATGACTTGTATTTTGCTCCTTGGTAGTTGGTACCTCTTGGCAGTGTAGATTGATATGTCATCCCTCTTTTTTCACGGTTAAAGTTACCCAATAGAGATCTGGGCGGTGTTGTATTAGCAAAAACGCACAGTGAGGGCCGGGGCTAGACCTGACCTCATATTACAACACAATGGTGATGCCATCACGAGTTATCTACTACCTAACATCCTTCTGGTCAACATATACAATTTTCTTTTTAATACATTCAACTAACAAAATAATTGGCTTTGTCATACCTACTCCTAAGACTTGGCATTTCTATAGGGAGCTGCGGAAAATTATAGAATATTGAGTTATGATCCATTGTGGAAGCAAGCGTTGCCGGATAGTCTGCGACCTGAAAGCAAATAAATTCGTATATGCTTTCCTCCCCAGTGTTGGATAGCTAAATGAAGGGAATTCTTTTCCTTATTAAGGTTTAAAGGATACTCAGGTAATAGACGTTAATTGATTGTTTGATCACAACGAACAATTTGGAAAATTGGATGATCTCCAAGAAGATTAGTTGTTTGACATTTTCCTTAATTCTCTTAGGAGAATATTATACTAATTACAACATAATTTGGCCTACTAAGAACTTTGAGTTGTAGCCTGTGACTGTGAGAGTAGCATGTACCATCTTAGTAGTATATCACAAActttttgaaatttataagtttacCTTTGCAGGCAAACATTAAGGTCCATATAAAACACAATCCGCTACGTTTTTAAGTCCATCACAGTTGTTAAATTGTAGTTAAAGTAGTCTTGACGACACTGTTTAATTATTGCTTGATATTTTTAACAAAATCGAATCTCTTTTAACGACCACGTTACTAGATTTCAttccattgttcatgcctttggTCTTCCATAATTTTCTCACTAGGCCACACATTGAGACCCTAATTTTCTCCTCTAATTAGCTCAATATTGTGATTTAATAATAACCAAAGCAATACTATTCTTGAGTGAGGTTGAACATGAGAACTCAAGAGTCAAGACTTAAGAGTACAATTGGACAGTCAAACTACAAGCCCGTTTGACGCATGCTTAGTAGAGTTCGAAAAGTACAAAGTATAATGTCTGTAGCCTGTACTATTGAACCAAACATAGGTATTTGATAATTGCAAAAGTGAAAACGGAAAGCAAAACCCTGAAGAAGCGTTTAGCCTTAGCAGAGCTGCTAATGCCTCTCTTAACTATCATATGACAACTAAATACTAAatcaagaaaaatgaaacaattcGATTTTTCAGTTGACAGAATCAACTATAGTTTACAGGAAACGAAGttagaaaggaaaaaaggaaatcAACTACCTGAACAGGAATTCTTACACCACATGCTTGTCCTGGGAACTAGGATTTACACAACATGATCCTACCAAATACCAACCACTAATAATCTGCATAGAAaacagagaaagaagaaaagaataaaacaaactTAAAACCTAGAGGCATTCCTAAAACGAGGGTCATTACGCATACTAGTAGTCTCTTCAATCCACTAATCTCAACTCTGACTCGCAGCAGCTCACTAAGTAATCTTCCTAAAACAGCCTACCAACGAACAAAAAACATGTCTAATAAAACAGTAGAACACACTCCAGATAGAATACATTAAGTTACACCAACGGTTaagtcagcagcagtagcagATATACCAAGCATCTGTCATAATGTGGAATAAAGCTCTCCATTTAAAATCTTGTAAGATGTCCGAGATCACCTTGTCAAATTTTCATCACAATCCGTGTTACTTAAAACCTTTCTACAAAGCAGCTTGGAAGCTATGATTTCTGGAGAACACATTTTTCGTATAAAGCCAGAATGTCCTTCTTGTTCAGATTCTTcaattggagcagttcagcccCAAAATTATGCTTCGTAAGCTCTTGCTTCAGTTTCTGCACCGTGTATTTAGTATAATCCTCAGTATTTGTTTGTTGACTACTAGTATCATCATCTCCCCTAAACACGGAGCCCCCATCTTCTGGACCAGTGAATTTCAGGGGGCTGGTCGTACTCTTTGACCTCTTATTTCCCCTGGTTAGTCTATCATTTGTGCCCATATCAAGAACAGATTCGACACCAGCTTCGTATTCATCTATCCTGGCACGTTTTCCATGGGAAGCAGTTCTAAGTTTGCTATCTAATGCTGTTTCATTCAGCCGAACTGCAGTTAACTGTTGCTGAAGAAGGTCCAGCTTTCCTTGTGTAGCTTGCAACTGAACAGATAGTGCTTCTGCCCGATTGGTTGCCTCAGCACGTGCAGCACGCTCAGTCTCCAACAGACTCTCAAGGACTTGCACAGTACTGGCTCTCTGTTCATTATTTGATTTCAGAAGTGACTCAATTTCCTTTTCCCTTTCCTCGACTCTGGCCTCCAGTATTGCAACTTTTGACTGCGCATCGAACTCAGATGCATGAAGCTTCTCTACTTCATAAGCCAATTCATCGTTTTGCCTCCGCAAGTTTTCTATACTTCTCTCGTGCCTCTCAATCTGAGCCAATCTTTCCATAGCTACTCGATGGATTTCACTCTTCTCTTTCTGGGCAGTAGCTGCTTCGACCCTTGCTTTATCAGCCAGCTCAGTAGCTCTTTTCGCCTCTCTTTCAGCTGATTTATATCTATCCTGGACATCTTCAAATCTACTGAACTCAGACCGATACTTCTGCTCCAGATGGACTTTCTCCTGTTCCAGAATCCTAGCTTCTCTTTCAAATGATTGTGCAGTAGCATTGATGCTCTCTAACCTTTCACCTAATTCCTTAATTTCAAGCTTTAAGGATGATACTTCTAGATCATAGTTCTTTATCTTTGACTCCGCAACCTGTGTAAGGTAAAGAACTTAGTATAGCCATTAGTACTaacacattttttttctttattgagaAGGTAAGGTGCCATTATTACAAATACTTGCGCATATATTCTGCTATGTTAACGATACTACAGGTGCATAACGAGTCATATTGCTAGAGCAGCAAGTTGGACTTCTTATAAAGTGAGATATTAATATACAGATCTAATGGACTACTCTTTTCATATTACAGGGAATTATCTCAGGTATATGACAAGCATCTTACATGACAAACTATCTAACCAATACTCAAATGTCAATACATGGCTACCAATAACAACAGTGCTGGGAGACAAGTTTCCATAAATCTGAGGAACAGATATTGGATGATGATGGTAGCGATGGCTTCTGCAAGCATGGAATTTACAGGGTCAGATAGAGCAAGTCTCTCTCTCTGCCCACTCCCTCtctccatctctctctctctctctctctctctctctctctctctctctctctctctctctctctccacacacacacacacacacatacattttTCTCCATCCTGTTCAAAAGATATTTTCCGGATACAATTCCGGTGCTGATAAACAGTGAAATAGTTTAAAATAGCAGACGCTCACCTTCAGCTCCAGATTTAATGTTGTCAAACGCTGCTCAGCCTGCTCAAGCCTTGATGCCTTCTCCTTAATCTCCTCTTCCTGCAGTTTCACAAGAGAAAATCTCGATTACTATACcagaaaaaaagaagtaaaaatctTAATTACCATCTCAGAATACCTAAGCAAGCCAGTTAGCACAGTTAATCAAGCAAAGTACAAGAGAAAACTTAAAAGCATGGAGTTAGGCACCACTTTAACATTTTACTGAGG
Proteins encoded in this window:
- the LOC107811159 gene encoding NAC domain-containing protein 73-like; its protein translation is MTWCSQSNSETALPIIISAPPSDENNVMITSKVDHEIRIITCPSCGHSIELEHQRGIHDLPGLPAGVKFDPSDHEILEHLEAKVISDTLKLHPLIDEFILTIDGENGICYTHPEKLPGVNKDGQVRHFFHRPSKAYTTGTRKRRKVHTEIDGGETRWHKTGKTRPVYIGGVLKGYKKILVLYTNYGRQRKPEKTNWVMHQYHLGENEEEKDGELVVSKVFYQTQPRQCGSLSIRKTVDNNKSRSLSRQDSPILKATNFVDYYNPPFASYDIGSQNRDIPPQLIQNLVVHGDSSSFVIPSNASKEK